A stretch of the Aegilops tauschii subsp. strangulata cultivar AL8/78 chromosome 4, Aet v6.0, whole genome shotgun sequence genome encodes the following:
- the LOC109768382 gene encoding ribonucleases P/MRP protein subunit POP1 isoform X1 yields the protein MAGGDAVPPPPRQLEVRRFASDRVGELRSLHAAVSARVDGRFQQPRSARRRTTGHLPSKRRRASRGAAAGQAPEEGNPSARQSRRVRRRQELAGNPAEGFSVAGDGARRLRTHLWHAKRFTMARRWGFVLPIGSHGSGRGSRAVLKRLKNGTIVHDASYFIPIQLDGPEDSLLSILGMVICPSPADKAPDLKHLQDKVMQGVCIENAMLRRAGCPHSHVVGPVTYMWRPFSIGSSKLEAKEADLSNSETRFSQGSCSSSQRQLWIWIHPSMLDEGLDAIRIACDKQMQDSGVLVNCCSLEGKIARLEVMGCKAMQSLKSILHPVSNMINRILDTSDMCKPTDHSLYSSTGPHVLEASVIDHAEILQPGAILSMIVHDPREVSSQGTDSPSETVTNQENKLLEGGDLEAPSEERHIFSSMQMHSGRHDLLLSDCREMWDSGGKINPPLAEEILCMEKHHRRINFFCLDSENDQGQATQANDCFSRSCPVILLKHAKERWSIIVPLSWVKPFWLFLVSHGAHAIGLRERRWIASQLKIPCFPYDYPDSKAYSSFMTEEAAVFDKAAEYRPAAKRPPRVPVPPSWHHIMANLNKEDGTVRCLEVDDLKPSDTVLPECFSLNSNCGDSGSSPTTVIASFQLFVLRTIQTLRRYVKELDMMSLSSSSEMEIDIDEPKLASGGTVKTPSPVNGLYLVRVLIRVFKEGFFEDGAVVCAPFLSDLTAWKTRSEEDEEQCLEKWKVQLPQSHISSYFPCLGPKDDTTGKALRWPIGFVTTGFIHGSTGKDGAAVAFCDARLLAALRQEQWNEKSMLGQEICVLVRNARSAAYRRALATVVLEQQKEDLEFL from the exons ATGGCTGGCGGCGACGCGGTGCCCCCGCCACCGCGGCAGCTCGAAGTTCGGCGCTTCGCGTCTGACCGCGTCGGAGAGCTACGATCCCTGCACGCGGCCGTCTCAGCTCGCGTCGACGGCCGCTTCCAGCAGCCCCGCTCCGCACGCCGCCGCACCACGGGGCACCTCCCCTCCAAGCGCCGCCGCGCAAGCAGAGGTGCCGCGGCAGGCCAGGCTCCTGAGGAGGGTAACCCCTCGGCGCGTCAGTCGAGGAGGGTGAGGCGCCGGCAAGAGCTAGCTGGCAACCCTGCGGAGGGGTTCTCAGTCGCTGGCGACGGCGCGCGGCGGCTGCGCACCCACCTATGGCATGCCAAGAGGTTCACCATGGCAAGGCGGTGGGGTTTCGTCTTGCCCATTGGCTCCCATGGGAG CGGGAGGGGTTCAAGGGCAGTTCTCAAGCGGTTGAAAAATGGAACAATTGTTCATGATGCTAGCTACTTCATTCCGATTCAACTAGACGGTCCAGAG GACTCCCTATTATCCATTCTGGGAATGGTTATTTGTCCATCTCCTGCAGATAAAGCACCTGACTTAAAGCACCTACAAGATAAAGTTATGCAAGGTGTTTGCATTGAGAACGCTATG CTTCGGCGTGCTGGGTGTCCCCACTCTCATGTTGTTGGACCAGTGACATACATGTGGCGGCCATTCTCAATAGGGAGTAGCAAATTGGAGGCCAAAGAAGCAGATTTGTCCAATTCTGAAACTAGATTTAGTCAAGGAAGCTGCAGTTCATCACAACGGCAATTATGGATATGGATTCATCCTTCTATGCTGGATGAAGGGCTGGATGCAATAAGAATTGCATGTGACAAACAG ATGCAAGATTCTGGTGTTCTGGTCAACTGTTGTTCACTAGAGGGAAAAATTGCAAGATTGGAAGTCATGGGATGCAAGGCTATGCAATCTCTTAAGAGTATATTGCACCCAGTTAGTAA TATGATCAACAGGATACTTGATACAAGTGATATGTGTAAACCAACTGATCATTCTCTGTATTCCTCTACTGGCCCTCATGTTTTGGAAGCATCTGTCATCGATCATGCTGAGATTCTTCAGCCTGGCGCTATACTGTCCATGATAGTTCATGACCCCAGGGAGGTTTCATCTCAGGGGACAGATTCTCCTTCGGAAACAGTTACGAACCAGGAGAACAAACTTTTGGAGGGGGGAGACCTGGAGGCACCATCCGAGGAGAGACACATATTCTCATCGATGCAAATGCACTCTGGAAGGCATGATTTGCTCCTTTCTGACTGTAGAGAAATGTGGGATTCTGGCGGTAAGATAAATCCCCCACTGGCAGAGGAGATCCTTTGTATGGAAAAACACCACAGACGTATAAATTTTTTCTGCCTGGATTCTGAAAATGACCAAGGACAAGCAACTCAAGCGAATGATTGCTTCAGTCGATCCTGCCCTGTTATTCTTCTGAAACATGCTAAAGAAAG GTGGTCCATTATCGTGCCTTTGAGCTGGGTAAAGCCTTTTTGGCTCTTTCTAGTATCTCATGGTGCACACGCGATTGGCTTAAGAGAGAGACGGTGGATTGCATCACAG TTAAAGATACCATGCTTCCCTTATGATTACCCAGACAGCAAAGCATATTCATCATTTATGACAGAAGAGGCTGCTGTTTTTGATAAAGCAGCTGAGTACCGCCCTGCTGCCAAGAGACCTCCAAGAGTTCCTGTACCTCCTTCATGGCATCATATCATGGCTAATTTAAATAAAGAAGATGGCACGGTGAGATGTCTTGAAGTAGATGACTTAAAGCCTTCTGATACGGTGTTACCTGAGTGTTTCTCATTAAATTCCAACTGTGGAGATTctggatcatcaccgacaactgTCATTGCTTCATTCCAACTCTTTGTGCTGAGAACCATTCAAACGTTGAGACGTTATGTGAAAGAACTTGATATGATGTCTTTGAGTTCTTCATCTGAGATGGAAATCGATATTGATGAACCCAAATTGGCTTCTGGTGGCACTGTTAAGACACCATCTCCTGTAAATGGATTATACCTTGTAAGGGTCCTGATTCGAGTGTTCAAGGAAGGTTTCTTTGAAGATGGCGCTGTAGTTTGTGCCCCATTTTTATCAGATCTTACAGCTTGGAAAACCAG ATCAGAGGAGGATGAGGAACAATGTCTAGAAAAATGGAAAGTCCAGCTCCCACAGTCCCATATCAGTTCTTATTTTCCATGTCTGGGTCCCAAAGATGACACCACAGGGAAAGCATTGAGATGGCCGATAGGTTTTGTCACGACTGGTTTCATACATGGAAG CACTGGGAAGGATGGTGCTGCGGTTGCGTTCTGTGATGCAAGGCTTCTGGCGGCGTTGCGGCAAGAGCAATGGAATGAAAAGAGTATGCTGGGTCAAGAGATCTGTGTTCTTGTCAGGAACGCGAGATCAGCGGCGTATAGACGGGCACTTGCCACAGTTGTTCTGGAGCAGCAGAAGGAAGATCTAGAGTTTCTGTAG
- the LOC109768382 gene encoding ribonucleases P/MRP protein subunit POP1 isoform X2, translating into MAGGDAVPPPPRQLEVRRFASDRVGELRSLHAAVSARVDGRFQQPRSARRRTTGHLPSKRRRASRGAAAGQAPEEGNPSARQSRRVRRRQELAGNPAEGFSVAGDGARRLRTHLWHAKRFTMARRWGFVLPIGSHGSGRGSRAVLKRLKNGTIVHDASYFIPIQLDGPEDSLLSILGMVICPSPADKAPDLKHLQDKVMQGVCIENAMLRRAGCPHSHVVGPVTYMWRPFSIGSSKLEAKEADLSNSETRFSQGSCSSSQRQLWIWIHPSMLDEGLDAIRIACDKQMQDSGVLVNCCSLEGKIARLEVMGCKAMQSLKSILHPVSKILDTSDMCKPTDHSLYSSTGPHVLEASVIDHAEILQPGAILSMIVHDPREVSSQGTDSPSETVTNQENKLLEGGDLEAPSEERHIFSSMQMHSGRHDLLLSDCREMWDSGGKINPPLAEEILCMEKHHRRINFFCLDSENDQGQATQANDCFSRSCPVILLKHAKERWSIIVPLSWVKPFWLFLVSHGAHAIGLRERRWIASQLKIPCFPYDYPDSKAYSSFMTEEAAVFDKAAEYRPAAKRPPRVPVPPSWHHIMANLNKEDGTVRCLEVDDLKPSDTVLPECFSLNSNCGDSGSSPTTVIASFQLFVLRTIQTLRRYVKELDMMSLSSSSEMEIDIDEPKLASGGTVKTPSPVNGLYLVRVLIRVFKEGFFEDGAVVCAPFLSDLTAWKTRSEEDEEQCLEKWKVQLPQSHISSYFPCLGPKDDTTGKALRWPIGFVTTGFIHGSTGKDGAAVAFCDARLLAALRQEQWNEKSMLGQEICVLVRNARSAAYRRALATVVLEQQKEDLEFL; encoded by the exons ATGGCTGGCGGCGACGCGGTGCCCCCGCCACCGCGGCAGCTCGAAGTTCGGCGCTTCGCGTCTGACCGCGTCGGAGAGCTACGATCCCTGCACGCGGCCGTCTCAGCTCGCGTCGACGGCCGCTTCCAGCAGCCCCGCTCCGCACGCCGCCGCACCACGGGGCACCTCCCCTCCAAGCGCCGCCGCGCAAGCAGAGGTGCCGCGGCAGGCCAGGCTCCTGAGGAGGGTAACCCCTCGGCGCGTCAGTCGAGGAGGGTGAGGCGCCGGCAAGAGCTAGCTGGCAACCCTGCGGAGGGGTTCTCAGTCGCTGGCGACGGCGCGCGGCGGCTGCGCACCCACCTATGGCATGCCAAGAGGTTCACCATGGCAAGGCGGTGGGGTTTCGTCTTGCCCATTGGCTCCCATGGGAG CGGGAGGGGTTCAAGGGCAGTTCTCAAGCGGTTGAAAAATGGAACAATTGTTCATGATGCTAGCTACTTCATTCCGATTCAACTAGACGGTCCAGAG GACTCCCTATTATCCATTCTGGGAATGGTTATTTGTCCATCTCCTGCAGATAAAGCACCTGACTTAAAGCACCTACAAGATAAAGTTATGCAAGGTGTTTGCATTGAGAACGCTATG CTTCGGCGTGCTGGGTGTCCCCACTCTCATGTTGTTGGACCAGTGACATACATGTGGCGGCCATTCTCAATAGGGAGTAGCAAATTGGAGGCCAAAGAAGCAGATTTGTCCAATTCTGAAACTAGATTTAGTCAAGGAAGCTGCAGTTCATCACAACGGCAATTATGGATATGGATTCATCCTTCTATGCTGGATGAAGGGCTGGATGCAATAAGAATTGCATGTGACAAACAG ATGCAAGATTCTGGTGTTCTGGTCAACTGTTGTTCACTAGAGGGAAAAATTGCAAGATTGGAAGTCATGGGATGCAAGGCTATGCAATCTCTTAAGAGTATATTGCACCCAGTTAGTAA GATACTTGATACAAGTGATATGTGTAAACCAACTGATCATTCTCTGTATTCCTCTACTGGCCCTCATGTTTTGGAAGCATCTGTCATCGATCATGCTGAGATTCTTCAGCCTGGCGCTATACTGTCCATGATAGTTCATGACCCCAGGGAGGTTTCATCTCAGGGGACAGATTCTCCTTCGGAAACAGTTACGAACCAGGAGAACAAACTTTTGGAGGGGGGAGACCTGGAGGCACCATCCGAGGAGAGACACATATTCTCATCGATGCAAATGCACTCTGGAAGGCATGATTTGCTCCTTTCTGACTGTAGAGAAATGTGGGATTCTGGCGGTAAGATAAATCCCCCACTGGCAGAGGAGATCCTTTGTATGGAAAAACACCACAGACGTATAAATTTTTTCTGCCTGGATTCTGAAAATGACCAAGGACAAGCAACTCAAGCGAATGATTGCTTCAGTCGATCCTGCCCTGTTATTCTTCTGAAACATGCTAAAGAAAG GTGGTCCATTATCGTGCCTTTGAGCTGGGTAAAGCCTTTTTGGCTCTTTCTAGTATCTCATGGTGCACACGCGATTGGCTTAAGAGAGAGACGGTGGATTGCATCACAG TTAAAGATACCATGCTTCCCTTATGATTACCCAGACAGCAAAGCATATTCATCATTTATGACAGAAGAGGCTGCTGTTTTTGATAAAGCAGCTGAGTACCGCCCTGCTGCCAAGAGACCTCCAAGAGTTCCTGTACCTCCTTCATGGCATCATATCATGGCTAATTTAAATAAAGAAGATGGCACGGTGAGATGTCTTGAAGTAGATGACTTAAAGCCTTCTGATACGGTGTTACCTGAGTGTTTCTCATTAAATTCCAACTGTGGAGATTctggatcatcaccgacaactgTCATTGCTTCATTCCAACTCTTTGTGCTGAGAACCATTCAAACGTTGAGACGTTATGTGAAAGAACTTGATATGATGTCTTTGAGTTCTTCATCTGAGATGGAAATCGATATTGATGAACCCAAATTGGCTTCTGGTGGCACTGTTAAGACACCATCTCCTGTAAATGGATTATACCTTGTAAGGGTCCTGATTCGAGTGTTCAAGGAAGGTTTCTTTGAAGATGGCGCTGTAGTTTGTGCCCCATTTTTATCAGATCTTACAGCTTGGAAAACCAG ATCAGAGGAGGATGAGGAACAATGTCTAGAAAAATGGAAAGTCCAGCTCCCACAGTCCCATATCAGTTCTTATTTTCCATGTCTGGGTCCCAAAGATGACACCACAGGGAAAGCATTGAGATGGCCGATAGGTTTTGTCACGACTGGTTTCATACATGGAAG CACTGGGAAGGATGGTGCTGCGGTTGCGTTCTGTGATGCAAGGCTTCTGGCGGCGTTGCGGCAAGAGCAATGGAATGAAAAGAGTATGCTGGGTCAAGAGATCTGTGTTCTTGTCAGGAACGCGAGATCAGCGGCGTATAGACGGGCACTTGCCACAGTTGTTCTGGAGCAGCAGAAGGAAGATCTAGAGTTTCTGTAG